A stretch of Rhinopithecus roxellana isolate Shanxi Qingling chromosome 12, ASM756505v1, whole genome shotgun sequence DNA encodes these proteins:
- the GJB5 gene encoding gap junction beta-5 protein, with translation MNWSIFKGLLNGANKYSTAFGRIWLSLVFIFRVLVYLVTAERVWSDDHKDFDCNTHQPGCSNVCFDEFFPVSHVRLWALQLILVTCPSLLVVMHVAYREVQEKRHREAHGENSGRLYLNPGKKRGGLWWTYVCSLVFKASVDIAFLYVFHSLYPKYILPPVVKCHADPCPNIVDCFISKPSEKNIFTLFMVATAAICILLNLVELIYLVSKRCHECLAARKARAMYTGHHPHGTTSSCKQDDLLSGDLIFLGSDSHPPLLPDRPRDHVKKTIL, from the coding sequence ATGAACTGGAGTATCTTTAAGGGACTCCTGAATGGGGCCAACAAGTATTCCACAGCCTTTGGGCGCATCTGGCTGTCTCTGGTCTTCATCTTCCGCGTGCTGGTGTACCTGGTGACGGCCGAGCGTGTGTGGAGTGACGACCATAAGGACTTCGACTGCAACACTCACCAGCCCGGCTGCTCCAACGTCTGTTTCGACGAGTTCTTCCCCGTGTCCCATGTGCGCCTCTGGGCCCTGCAGCTTATCCTGGTCACATGCCCCTCCCTGCTCGTGGTCATGCACGTGGCCTACCGGGAGGTTCAGGAGAAGAGGCACCGAGAAGCCCATGGGGAGAACAGTGGGCGCCTCTACCTGAACCCTGGCAAGAAGCGGGGCGGGCTCTGGTGGACATACGTCTGCAGCCTAGTGTTCAAGGCCAGCGTGGACATCGCCTTTCTCTATGTGTTCCACTCACTCTACCCCAAATATATCCTCCCTCCTGTGGTCAAGTGCCACGCAGATCCATGTCCCAATATAGTGGACTGCTTCATCTCCAAACCGTCGGAGAAGAACATTTTCACCCTCTTCATGGTGGCCACAGCTGCCATCTGCATCCTGCTCAACCTCGTGGAGCTCATCTACCTGGTGAGCAAGAGGTGCCACGAGTGCCTGGCAGCAAGGAAAGCCCGAGCCATGTACACAGGTCATCACCCACATGGCACCACCTCTTCCTGCAAACAAGACGACCTCCTTTCGGGTGACCTCATCTTTCTGGGCTCAGACAGTCATCCTCCTCTCTTACCAGACCGCCCCCGAGACCATGTGAAGAAAACCATCTTGTGA